One stretch of Candidatus Cloacimonas sp. DNA includes these proteins:
- the uvrA gene encoding excinuclease ABC subunit UvrA, with the protein MKTAIKIKGAQEHNLKNIDLTIPRNKLVVFTGVSGSGKSSLAFDTLYAEGQRRYVESLSAYARQFLGQMEKPKVDYIEGLSPAISIEQKAASKNPRSTVGTATEIYDYLRVLFARIGKQYCYNCGRPVGSQTIDQMIEHLLQNKVGTKLQILAPLVQNRKGEHKDELEMLRQEGFVRVLINGQLRNLEEEIVLDKKSKHNIDVVVDRIVIKEGIESRLSDSLELALKLADGIVKIDYPDEKREVILSAQNACPHCHIGFEELSPQSFSFNSPIGACTLCGGLGYKLEFDPDLVISDPELNIMEGAVAPWGRLETKQHSWTLNTVKNLAKSFDFSLSTPWYQLPEIVRQLILYGSKGKKFKNAWQSENGKGEFYTRFEGVIPQLERRMHETVSEEMRRYYLQYISDKPCPECNGYKLKPAFLAVKIADKNISDITAMSVRDALNFFEKLQLKGNEQLIASEILKEIKNRLGFLMNVGLHYLTLDRRSPTLSGGEAQRIRLASQIGSQLVGVMYILDEPSIGLHQRDISKLVAMLLQLRDLGNTVIVVEHDEYTMHQADQIVDFGPKAGVYGGEIVASGDIDTISKNSKSLTGAYLSGRIKIPLPEKRIKPDGRMLSIVNARHNNLKNLNVDIPLGLFVCITGVSGSGKSSLINQTLSPYLHNHFFHTALKVGKMDEIKGLEHIDKIITIDQQPIGRTPRSNPCTYVKLFDPIRYLFAQLPASKMRGYTPGRFSFNVKGGRCEACEGAGVKQIEMHFMADIFVTCEVCKGKRYNQETLSIRYKGKNIAEVLDMDVQEAIEFFSAIPAIKNKLKTLQEVGLDYLKLGQPSPTLSGGEAQRIKLSRELSKVSTGNTLYVLDEPTTGLHFDDISKLLKVLKKLVAMGNTVIVIEHNMDVIKSADWIIDLGPEGGDEGGKIICSGAPEEIMQCPNSSTGSFLRYHLEKEKTQLENRSAETKKEGKHPKDSAKRKVDKRQVL; encoded by the coding sequence TTGAAAACAGCTATTAAAATAAAAGGTGCACAAGAACATAATCTTAAAAACATTGATTTAACCATTCCCCGTAATAAACTTGTGGTTTTTACAGGTGTTTCTGGTTCAGGTAAATCGTCCTTGGCATTTGATACTCTTTATGCTGAGGGTCAAAGGCGTTATGTAGAATCCCTTTCTGCTTATGCAAGGCAGTTTTTGGGGCAAATGGAAAAGCCCAAAGTGGATTATATTGAAGGTCTTTCTCCTGCCATATCCATAGAACAAAAAGCAGCCAGTAAAAATCCTCGTTCTACAGTTGGAACCGCTACTGAGATATATGATTATTTACGAGTTCTTTTTGCGCGCATTGGAAAACAGTATTGTTATAATTGCGGCAGACCTGTCGGCTCACAAACTATTGACCAAATGATTGAGCATTTATTGCAAAATAAAGTTGGAACTAAACTGCAGATTTTAGCTCCTTTGGTTCAAAATCGTAAAGGTGAACATAAAGACGAGCTGGAAATGCTGCGTCAGGAAGGTTTTGTCCGTGTTTTAATAAACGGTCAATTACGCAATCTGGAAGAAGAAATTGTTCTGGATAAAAAAAGCAAGCATAATATTGATGTAGTGGTAGATCGCATCGTTATTAAAGAAGGCATTGAAAGCCGTCTTTCCGATTCTCTGGAATTGGCTTTGAAATTAGCTGATGGCATTGTTAAGATAGATTATCCTGATGAAAAGCGAGAAGTGATTCTCTCCGCTCAAAATGCTTGTCCTCATTGTCATATCGGTTTTGAGGAACTGTCTCCCCAAAGTTTTTCTTTTAATAGCCCTATTGGCGCTTGCACTCTTTGTGGCGGTTTGGGTTACAAACTGGAATTTGATCCGGATTTGGTAATAAGCGACCCAGAATTAAATATAATGGAAGGTGCTGTAGCGCCTTGGGGGAGGTTGGAGACCAAACAACATAGCTGGACGCTAAATACGGTAAAGAACTTGGCAAAATCTTTTGATTTTTCCTTATCCACGCCTTGGTATCAACTGCCCGAAATTGTTCGACAGCTGATTCTCTATGGCTCTAAAGGAAAAAAATTCAAAAATGCTTGGCAAAGTGAGAATGGAAAGGGAGAATTTTATACGCGTTTCGAAGGTGTAATTCCCCAATTGGAAAGAAGAATGCACGAAACGGTCTCTGAAGAAATGCGGCGTTATTATCTGCAATATATTAGTGACAAACCTTGCCCCGAATGTAATGGCTATAAGCTTAAACCGGCTTTTCTCGCGGTTAAAATAGCAGATAAAAACATTAGTGACATCACGGCAATGAGTGTGCGTGACGCATTAAATTTCTTTGAAAAATTGCAGCTGAAAGGGAATGAACAATTGATTGCTTCAGAGATTCTGAAGGAAATAAAGAATCGGCTGGGTTTTTTGATGAATGTAGGTTTGCATTATCTAACTTTGGATAGAAGGTCTCCTACTCTTTCCGGAGGAGAAGCTCAACGCATTCGTTTAGCCAGTCAAATCGGGAGTCAATTAGTTGGCGTTATGTATATTCTGGATGAACCAAGCATCGGTCTTCATCAAAGAGATATATCCAAATTGGTGGCAATGCTTTTGCAGTTAAGGGATTTGGGAAATACAGTGATAGTAGTTGAACACGATGAATATACAATGCATCAAGCGGATCAGATAGTAGATTTTGGGCCCAAAGCTGGAGTTTACGGAGGCGAGATTGTTGCTTCAGGTGATATAGATACTATTTCCAAAAATTCTAAGTCCCTTACGGGAGCTTATCTTTCAGGTCGGATTAAAATTCCGCTTCCTGAAAAACGAATTAAACCTGACGGACGGATGCTGAGCATTGTTAATGCCCGGCATAATAACCTGAAAAACTTGAATGTGGATATACCTTTAGGACTATTTGTTTGTATAACAGGTGTGTCTGGAAGCGGAAAAAGCAGCTTAATCAATCAAACACTATCCCCCTATTTGCATAATCATTTTTTCCATACTGCTTTAAAAGTAGGTAAGATGGATGAAATTAAAGGTCTGGAACATATAGATAAAATAATAACTATAGATCAACAGCCAATAGGCAGAACACCGCGTTCCAATCCTTGTACCTATGTAAAACTCTTTGATCCAATTCGTTATCTTTTTGCCCAATTGCCGGCTTCCAAAATGCGAGGATATACACCCGGTAGATTCTCTTTTAATGTAAAAGGTGGACGCTGTGAAGCATGTGAAGGCGCAGGCGTAAAGCAAATAGAAATGCACTTTATGGCTGATATTTTTGTAACCTGTGAGGTCTGCAAAGGGAAACGATACAATCAAGAAACACTTTCCATTCGTTATAAAGGGAAAAATATTGCGGAAGTGCTGGATATGGATGTGCAGGAAGCAATAGAATTCTTTTCTGCCATTCCGGCTATTAAAAATAAGCTTAAAACATTGCAGGAAGTGGGCTTGGATTATCTAAAGCTGGGCCAGCCCTCTCCTACCCTTTCTGGGGGAGAAGCTCAACGCATAAAACTCTCGCGTGAATTGAGCAAGGTCTCTACTGGAAATACTCTATATGTTTTGGATGAACCAACAACCGGACTTCATTTTGATGATATAAGCAAACTACTAAAGGTTCTTAAGAAACTTGTCGCGATGGGGAATACGGTAATCGTTATCGAGCATAATATGGATGTTATAAAATCTGCTGACTGGATTATAGATTTAGGTCCCGAGGGAGGAGACGAAGGCGGAAAAATAATTTGTAGTGGGGCACCGGAAGAAATTATGCAATGTCCTAATTCATCGACAGGCAGTTTCTTAAGATATCATCTGGAAAAAGAAAAAACACAATTAGAAAACAGATCGGCTGAGACAAAAAAAGAGGGCAAACACCCTAAGGATTCAGCTAAAAGAAAAGTAGATAAAAGACAGGTTTTATGA
- a CDS encoding alpha-amylase family glycosyl hydrolase: MSFLRFSYTPLTAGKHTVGIAGDFTAWEIIPMEESGGIYSLALDLPTGVYQYKFIVDGSWIPDENNPDKVPDAFGGFNSVLTVKPVIKSISWEETIKQLINKSPEKFYQIYRPGKNNYELRFYWYAGLSDSIYLLFDKQTIKLEYIGKNPIFEVFYCFFEFEGEFNFTIQIQYQNKCLFLGNKGFTENKEELNPISRYLEDIPLFSIPDWVSKSIIYQIFPDRFCNGDKDNDPDFNEWYYADSKNPTLEGESLSPEKEYYHLVNDWYDIGGLKQSPYQKEDMPDFYSFYGGDIAGVRQKLSYLLDLGINVIYFNPLWQAKSNHKYDSADYHSIDPHFATSQEMMDFVQVAHENGIRIILDVAFNHTGETFWAFRDCVENGPKSPYWNWYDWGKWPLPKPLPPKFNPKDYYQCWWGIKDMPDLNYDLARPHPDENAVRDIKEARPNAALVDYLLSTVRWWLLDIGIDGFRLDVPDEVPFWFWELFRAVVKKTKPDAWIVGEIWYEARQWVSPLYFDSVMNYAFFKTPVIEFFILEAITKEEFCQKIESGLALYPFHSLKAMMNLIGSHDTPRIFEICKGNVKILKLAISFQMCFIGAPHIYYGDEIAMGGGKDPDNRRPFNWKWENDPVACELRNFYKELIALRKAHLAFCEGHFAFLPTTEKIIAFKRKTDSEELVVFINYSSNAVVIDLSGKYLILWGELESTGKLAPYSTLIISLLS; this comes from the coding sequence ATGAGCTTTCTGCGTTTTAGTTATACTCCCCTCACGGCAGGAAAACATACTGTTGGCATTGCGGGAGATTTTACTGCTTGGGAAATTATCCCGATGGAAGAAAGTGGGGGTATCTATTCACTTGCTTTAGATCTACCTACCGGAGTGTATCAATATAAGTTCATTGTAGATGGTAGTTGGATTCCAGATGAAAATAATCCCGATAAGGTTCCCGATGCTTTTGGTGGCTTTAATTCCGTGTTAACGGTAAAACCTGTGATAAAATCGATTAGCTGGGAAGAAACGATAAAGCAGCTAATCAATAAATCACCGGAGAAATTCTATCAAATTTACCGTCCCGGTAAAAATAATTATGAATTGAGATTTTACTGGTATGCTGGTTTATCCGATTCCATTTACCTGCTATTTGATAAACAAACTATTAAGCTTGAGTATATTGGGAAAAACCCGATATTTGAGGTCTTTTATTGCTTCTTTGAATTTGAGGGTGAATTCAATTTCACTATTCAAATTCAATATCAAAACAAGTGTCTTTTTTTAGGCAACAAGGGTTTTACGGAAAATAAAGAGGAACTTAATCCTATTTCCAGGTATCTTGAAGATATTCCTTTATTCTCTATTCCTGATTGGGTTAGCAAAAGCATCATTTATCAGATATTTCCAGATCGTTTTTGTAACGGAGATAAAGATAACGATCCTGATTTTAATGAATGGTATTATGCAGATAGTAAAAATCCGACTTTAGAAGGTGAATCTCTTTCCCCTGAAAAAGAATATTACCATCTGGTTAATGACTGGTATGATATAGGGGGATTGAAACAAAGTCCATATCAAAAAGAGGATATGCCCGATTTTTATTCATTTTATGGAGGCGATATTGCCGGTGTAAGACAAAAACTGAGCTATCTACTTGATTTGGGGATAAATGTTATTTATTTCAATCCGCTTTGGCAAGCAAAATCCAATCATAAATATGACAGTGCCGATTATCATAGTATTGATCCTCATTTTGCTACTTCTCAGGAAATGATGGATTTTGTGCAAGTGGCTCATGAAAATGGGATAAGAATAATTCTGGATGTAGCTTTCAATCATACGGGAGAAACATTTTGGGCGTTCAGAGATTGCGTGGAAAATGGCCCCAAATCTCCTTACTGGAATTGGTATGACTGGGGAAAATGGCCTCTGCCTAAACCGCTTCCGCCTAAATTTAACCCAAAAGATTACTATCAATGCTGGTGGGGAATAAAAGATATGCCCGATTTAAATTATGATCTTGCTCGTCCCCATCCCGATGAAAATGCTGTTCGCGATATCAAAGAAGCAAGACCTAACGCAGCTTTGGTAGATTATTTGCTTTCCACAGTGCGTTGGTGGCTATTGGATATTGGTATAGATGGATTCCGTTTGGATGTTCCTGATGAAGTTCCTTTCTGGTTTTGGGAACTTTTTCGCGCGGTAGTGAAAAAGACCAAGCCCGATGCCTGGATCGTAGGAGAAATCTGGTATGAAGCAAGGCAGTGGGTTTCACCTTTGTATTTTGATTCTGTGATGAATTATGCATTCTTTAAAACTCCTGTGATAGAATTTTTTATCTTGGAGGCGATTACTAAAGAAGAATTCTGCCAAAAAATAGAATCCGGTCTTGCTCTTTATCCTTTTCATTCCTTAAAAGCAATGATGAATCTGATAGGGAGTCACGATACTCCCCGTATCTTTGAAATATGTAAGGGTAATGTAAAAATACTGAAACTGGCGATATCTTTTCAAATGTGTTTTATCGGGGCACCTCATATCTATTACGGTGACGAAATAGCTATGGGGGGAGGAAAAGACCCAGATAATAGAAGGCCTTTTAACTGGAAATGGGAAAATGATCCGGTTGCCTGTGAATTACGAAACTTCTATAAAGAACTAATTGCTCTTCGTAAAGCTCATTTAGCTTTTTGTGAGGGTCATTTTGCCTTTTTACCCACTACTGAAAAAATAATTGCTTTTAAACGCAAAACGGATAGCGAAGAACTTGTGGTGTTCATAAACTATAGCTCAAATGCTGTAGTTATTGACTTGTCTGGAAAATATCTAATCCTTTGGGGAGAACTTGAGTCAACTGGAAAGTTAGCACCTTATTCTACCTTGATTATATCACTTTTAAGCTAG
- a CDS encoding putative glycoside hydrolase, whose protein sequence is MWKLFVNISFVALLLFPVYLLGNYPKISCYYLDSFMSDQNSQFVPALAKYDVVILDMEMSEINPTALQSIRQLNPNVKLLAYMTCQEISTNVPNPIYQPLRYSLRNSIQDEWWLRTATGEHTSFWQGTWMLNCSTLCPEVNGFTWVEHFADFINNNVLNDPLWDGFFIDNCWSIVPYEIANIDCNNDGIVDNRDWLDNQWILGMEAMLNQLRIQNPTKILIGNGGYEYGQYLNGVMFEGWDYNNPNFEFGYDWSTFMNMYNNIEDTFVPPVMNIIQAMEPNGFLADISHFRFTLTTALMGSAYYAIDLGPSDHSDTWWFDEYDSDLGEPLEGFVNPQISDQPNLLINGEMNSNLAGWELAFVSPTTGYIQTGFENNNSFAICNVTYADGNDYSAQFMQYNNPNMDFEYGNRYLVTFKAKSAQPRTINFVIQKHLANWEWVIPHSIPIDLNTDWTNYNFSVTSQNTNLNPDQLRFSFNLGNEPGIVYFDDISLRLMEEELLMREFENGLVICNPYSITLTAELTHPWYHLNGSQDHIVNNGQICTFVSIPAYDGIILRRTPLAIFDSSENIPQFHISFYPNPAKDKITLSLEANIRSAGQFNLYNIRGQKLRTEILPNVDKGKLEVPLLLVDNKNRPLSKGIYIGSVKLGEFTRNFKLLILD, encoded by the coding sequence ATGTGGAAGTTATTTGTGAACATTTCGTTTGTAGCACTGTTATTATTTCCAGTTTATCTTTTGGGTAATTATCCCAAAATATCTTGTTACTATCTTGATTCTTTTATGAGTGATCAGAACAGTCAATTTGTACCTGCACTCGCAAAATACGATGTAGTAATTTTAGATATGGAAATGAGTGAAATCAACCCTACTGCTTTACAAAGCATAAGGCAATTAAATCCCAATGTAAAATTGCTGGCATATATGACTTGCCAAGAAATTTCTACAAATGTTCCCAATCCCATTTATCAGCCCCTTCGCTATTCTTTAAGAAACTCAATTCAAGATGAATGGTGGTTAAGGACTGCAACAGGAGAACATACTTCTTTTTGGCAAGGAACCTGGATGTTAAATTGTTCTACCCTTTGTCCAGAAGTAAATGGATTTACATGGGTAGAACATTTTGCAGATTTTATTAATAACAATGTTCTTAATGATCCTCTTTGGGATGGTTTTTTTATAGACAATTGCTGGTCTATTGTCCCCTATGAGATTGCAAATATTGATTGTAATAATGACGGGATAGTTGATAACAGAGATTGGCTTGATAATCAGTGGATATTGGGAATGGAAGCAATGTTAAATCAATTAAGAATTCAAAATCCCACTAAGATTTTGATCGGAAATGGAGGTTATGAATACGGGCAATATCTAAATGGTGTTATGTTTGAGGGCTGGGACTATAATAATCCTAATTTTGAATTTGGTTACGACTGGTCAACATTTATGAATATGTATAATAACATAGAAGATACATTCGTCCCACCAGTAATGAATATCATTCAAGCTATGGAACCGAATGGATTTCTTGCTGATATTTCTCATTTTCGCTTTACTCTTACAACGGCATTGATGGGTTCTGCGTATTATGCAATTGATCTTGGCCCTTCGGATCATTCTGATACTTGGTGGTTTGATGAATATGATAGTGATTTGGGTGAGCCATTAGAAGGTTTTGTAAATCCCCAAATTTCAGATCAGCCGAATTTATTGATTAATGGAGAAATGAATTCTAATTTGGCAGGTTGGGAATTGGCATTTGTCTCACCCACAACCGGATATATTCAAACTGGATTTGAAAATAATAATTCATTTGCAATTTGTAATGTCACCTATGCGGATGGAAATGATTACAGCGCTCAATTTATGCAATATAATAATCCCAATATGGATTTCGAATACGGAAATAGATATCTGGTTACTTTCAAAGCAAAATCTGCTCAACCCAGAACAATCAACTTTGTTATCCAAAAACATCTTGCCAATTGGGAATGGGTTATTCCTCATAGTATCCCAATTGACTTAAATACTGATTGGACTAATTATAATTTCTCTGTTACTTCTCAAAACACAAACTTAAATCCTGATCAACTTCGCTTTTCTTTTAATCTTGGTAATGAACCCGGAATTGTATATTTTGATGATATAAGTTTACGCTTAATGGAGGAAGAATTACTTATGAGAGAGTTTGAAAATGGATTGGTAATATGTAATCCATATAGTATAACTCTTACTGCTGAATTAACCCATCCTTGGTATCATCTTAATGGTAGTCAGGATCATATTGTTAACAATGGTCAAATATGCACTTTCGTATCTATCCCCGCGTATGATGGAATTATTTTACGCAGAACCCCCCTTGCTATTTTTGATAGTTCAGAAAATATACCTCAGTTTCATATATCTTTTTACCCTAATCCGGCAAAAGATAAAATAACCTTGTCCCTTGAAGCCAATATAAGAAGTGCGGGGCAATTTAATTTATATAACATTAGGGGACAAAAGCTTAGAACAGAAATATTACCAAATGTAGATAAAGGTAAATTAGAGGTTCCCCTCTTGCTTGTTGATAATAAAAATAGACCTTTATCTAAGGGTATTTATATTGGTTCAGTAAAATTAGGTGAATTTACACGTAATTTTAAACTACTTATCTTGGACTAA
- a CDS encoding efflux RND transporter periplasmic adaptor subunit: protein MKRYLVILTTLILMLLSACSQKKEEGKSMEQIYSEEGVPVRQTIVEPTTFRQNLLYNATLSGMEETTVQAMVSEVISKINAKVGDRVVKDQIIVCFPQNTPSAQYEQALTAFNSIKNTYERMKRLFNQGAISQQDLDNIETQYKVSKANLDMSDKMINVRAPISGVITSMYVNPSDKVFPGKDLFTVASTNGYKAIIMVPDTEISKVKKGARATATWLDTSINGKVTEVSLSMDNATKAFRVEVSFPGMNKKISYGITAEISVDIFSKPNVIVVERQHIVNENGAQYVWLNQDNKAVKKEITTGLDNTITFEVTSGLNPGDVLITEGINMLTDGAKLRVIE from the coding sequence ATGAAACGATATTTAGTTATTCTTACTACCCTGATATTGATGCTACTCTCTGCCTGTTCACAAAAAAAGGAAGAAGGCAAAAGTATGGAACAAATTTACAGTGAAGAAGGAGTTCCAGTACGCCAGACAATTGTAGAACCGACTACTTTTCGTCAAAACCTGCTTTATAATGCCACCTTAAGTGGAATGGAAGAAACAACTGTGCAAGCAATGGTTTCGGAAGTGATAAGCAAAATTAATGCAAAAGTTGGTGATCGAGTTGTAAAAGATCAGATAATTGTTTGTTTTCCGCAAAATACTCCTTCTGCTCAATATGAACAGGCATTAACGGCATTTAACAGTATAAAAAACACTTATGAACGGATGAAGCGGTTATTTAACCAAGGCGCTATTAGTCAGCAAGACCTTGATAACATCGAAACCCAATATAAGGTCTCGAAAGCAAATTTGGATATGAGTGATAAAATGATCAATGTGCGTGCGCCTATTAGTGGTGTGATTACTTCAATGTATGTAAATCCGAGCGATAAGGTTTTTCCTGGGAAAGATCTTTTTACCGTTGCTTCAACTAATGGATATAAAGCAATAATTATGGTTCCGGACACGGAAATTAGCAAAGTAAAAAAAGGTGCCAGGGCAACCGCCACTTGGTTGGATACCTCAATCAACGGTAAAGTTACTGAAGTTTCTCTCTCTATGGATAATGCCACTAAAGCATTTAGAGTAGAAGTTAGTTTTCCTGGAATGAATAAGAAAATTAGCTACGGTATAACGGCTGAAATATCCGTCGATATTTTCAGCAAACCAAATGTTATTGTGGTAGAGCGTCAGCATATTGTTAATGAAAACGGAGCTCAATATGTATGGTTGAATCAGGATAATAAAGCTGTGAAAAAAGAAATTACTACTGGATTGGATAACACAATAACTTTTGAAGTTACCAGTGGGCTTAATCCCGGTGATGTTTTAATAACCGAAGGTATCAATATGTTAACTGATGGCGCAAAACTACGCGTCATAGAATAA
- a CDS encoding TetR/AcrR family transcriptional regulator: protein MSVTQNKRKLILDIATQLFTRFGFAKTSLDEIAAAAQIAKGTVYYYFPSKEDLFVASIEAKTKEYFMMLRQHLNATVGFEEKLTEFLSFPIKLIYENMPILIECLINIPQSYQEQLVQFRAKSREIMIQILSEIIQLGKQEDLIDERFPEDRLCEVITDWFMIGEPGFKIVDVPRLLEIIERDNDFIIKMLLYGIVKRG, encoded by the coding sequence ATGAGTGTAACTCAGAACAAGAGGAAATTGATACTGGATATAGCTACTCAGCTATTTACCCGTTTCGGTTTCGCCAAAACCTCTCTGGATGAGATTGCTGCAGCTGCCCAAATTGCTAAGGGAACGGTTTATTATTACTTTCCCAGCAAGGAAGATCTCTTTGTTGCTTCCATTGAAGCAAAAACAAAAGAGTATTTTATGATGTTGCGTCAGCATCTTAATGCCACAGTGGGATTTGAGGAAAAACTGACGGAATTTTTAAGTTTTCCTATCAAACTTATCTACGAAAATATGCCAATTTTGATTGAATGTTTAATCAATATTCCACAAAGCTATCAGGAACAGCTGGTTCAATTCAGAGCTAAAAGCAGGGAAATAATGATACAGATTCTATCAGAAATTATCCAGCTGGGAAAGCAGGAGGATTTGATAGATGAGCGTTTTCCTGAAGACCGGCTTTGTGAAGTGATAACGGATTGGTTTATGATAGGAGAACCTGGTTTTAAAATAGTAGATGTCCCCCGTTTATTAGAAATAATAGAAAGGGATAACGATTTTATAATCAAGATGCTACTCTATGGAATTGTAAAACGAGGATAA
- a CDS encoding TolC family protein, with translation MKKTLIVSALLTLILSSVYAIDLENSIAKAKQNNKELLMAMEEIKKADESYKQVRGSAYPQLNLQGAYGLSKTYYPNSAIPASMDLTDGLDDSPTDNEEYLAGVMNSIVNSMIPESPAEAGSFALQLKMEQIVYSGGKLGSGIKAGKYYRQIQRLNYKVKEQDVVLQTTELFYQCLLAKKLWEVQEEGLQISRQHLQRVELFNEEGQISEFELLQARLGVVKLEPQVLKAKNDYDLAVSAFRKQIGEEDSDIIPEGEFVLPEKMDITLENATEQGLKQRNEIELIELSTQLKAIQYKVEKVNYLPNVAFTADYSLYTAADEYAIQGDDFGNKYSIGLGFQMPLFTGLANTAKRNYARADYQKAKLQQRDTEELITLQIKQEYQKYYHAWENHNVQSENIRLAERGLQLAQVRYENQVGIQLEVFDAQLTLQTIKLQYYQSIYEIISADRNFKKSIGIIL, from the coding sequence ATGAAAAAGACACTAATTGTATCGGCATTGCTTACTTTAATACTAAGCAGTGTATATGCTATTGATCTGGAAAACAGCATCGCCAAAGCCAAACAAAATAACAAAGAACTGTTGATGGCAATGGAGGAAATTAAAAAAGCCGATGAATCCTATAAACAGGTTCGCGGTTCCGCTTATCCGCAATTAAATTTACAAGGCGCTTACGGTTTAAGTAAAACTTACTATCCAAACTCAGCCATACCGGCTTCGATGGATCTTACTGATGGATTGGATGATTCACCTACAGATAACGAAGAATATTTGGCGGGTGTAATGAATAGCATAGTTAATTCAATGATTCCGGAATCACCTGCTGAAGCAGGTTCTTTTGCTTTACAACTGAAAATGGAACAAATTGTATATTCAGGGGGAAAGCTTGGAAGCGGAATTAAAGCTGGAAAATACTATCGTCAAATACAACGATTGAACTACAAAGTTAAAGAACAGGATGTAGTTTTACAAACAACAGAACTCTTCTACCAATGTTTATTAGCCAAGAAATTGTGGGAAGTGCAGGAAGAGGGCTTACAGATATCCAGACAGCACTTGCAAAGGGTTGAGCTGTTTAATGAGGAAGGCCAAATATCAGAATTTGAGTTGTTACAAGCACGCTTGGGCGTAGTAAAATTGGAACCCCAAGTGCTTAAGGCAAAGAATGATTATGATTTAGCTGTTTCCGCTTTTCGCAAACAGATTGGAGAAGAAGATAGCGATATAATTCCCGAAGGTGAATTTGTGCTTCCTGAAAAAATGGACATAACTTTGGAAAATGCTACCGAACAAGGTTTGAAACAAAGAAACGAAATTGAACTAATAGAATTGAGCACGCAGCTGAAAGCAATCCAATATAAAGTAGAAAAAGTAAATTATTTGCCCAATGTAGCTTTTACGGCAGATTATTCATTATATACCGCAGCAGATGAATATGCTATCCAAGGTGATGATTTTGGAAATAAATACAGCATTGGTTTGGGTTTTCAGATGCCGTTGTTTACTGGTTTAGCAAATACGGCTAAACGAAACTATGCCCGGGCTGACTATCAAAAAGCCAAATTACAACAAAGAGATACGGAAGAGCTGATTACTCTGCAAATAAAGCAGGAATACCAAAAATACTATCATGCTTGGGAAAATCATAATGTGCAGAGTGAAAATATTCGTTTGGCAGAACGCGGTTTACAGCTTGCTCAGGTTCGTTATGAAAATCAGGTCGGCATCCAGCTGGAAGTGTTTGACGCTCAACTAACTCTGCAGACAATAAAATTACAATATTATCAATCAATCTACGAGATTATCTCTGCCGATCGCAACTTTAAGAAATCAATCGGCATTATTCTATAA